The following nucleotide sequence is from Tenrec ecaudatus isolate mTenEca1 chromosome X, mTenEca1.hap1, whole genome shotgun sequence.
TCTTTCTACTTAGAGtttctaaaaagattgcataacagcgtGTGACAaataaggcctgatttgtggcagacaggggactctttttgccaccacaacaacgcacctgctcatgcagccatctcagtgtaccaggtGTTGAAAAAACAGTATGGCActcttgccccactcaccttatgtcactctgtgtgacttctttttttgtttccgcaaatgaagagggaaatgaaagaacagctatttgacaatgtagaagaggtgaagaaaaaaacgaggcaggtagtcagccatccaaacaaatgagtttgaaaaatgcttccaaaaatggaatctcagatttgacaaatggagagtactttgaagttgataaaggtgttttgtaaaaaaaaaattaaatatatagctttgaaaaaattccagttttggggggtaccccctcatacataCCAAAAAATAAGAGACAAGACATTAAAAGACATATGCTGTCCCATGTTAACTGTAGCATATTTCATAATAGCAAGAGgctagaaacagcccaaatgcacaTGAGTTGATTAATGTCTCCCTAAAAGCAGCAATGAAATAAAACATTTCATGATCTGGatagacctggaaaccattatgctgagtgaaattaatcaatcacaaaaggataaataatgTATGAGTCCATTACTATATGGATAAACACAAAGAtgcttctgctctcaggtcattTAATCTTCTAATCTGGTTTCCCAAGAAACGAGATAGATAGCCTGCCTAGTGCCCATGAACCATACATTGCTGCCTTTATATGTATATCTTAAAATTCAATTTAACAGAGGAGTCAATTTAACAGGTGAGTTCTCAACTCAACTGGGTTGAACTTTCAAGAgggttggggagagggaggagaccatcaatttgctgccatcCAACATTGTGTTAAGGTCACCCCAAAACAAGATAGTCTTACAAGAGTGCTAACTGAACCTATCTGGAAATTCAAGTGAAGACAGGCCAGCGGGAGTAGGCATATGTGCTTTAGAGAAGGTGATTACTTTTCAGTTCACAGATAAGCCTGGAGGAGAAATCTCCCATTggtataaaatgtttaataatactTACATAGAACCCATGGGGAAAATAAGCCCCACACTATGTTCCTAAATGAACGCATTTGGCCTAGTTTCCATCCAACCCTTGGTGACCAGGTATTATGCTATAGAATACTGGGACTTTGGACTCTGTCCTCTCCAGGTACACAATattcttcataggccacaccagaagagtCTATGTGGAAATCCCACTAAGTGAGCTAGAGTTTACCTCAAGCTTACCTGAAGCAGACTTAAGGAACATACACATTCCCTTAGACTTAAAGCTGAAACACCCTAATATAGAAGAAACACCTGATCGATACCCAAAAGTTATGGAACTGATGGTCCTTAGACTTTAgtatggatctcttgctttgagggtgtccaAGGAATGGGAGCTTGaggctaccatatatttactattttaatgccctccttgctttattaagatatatattaataTGGTAGGCATggatctgcctttgtgaatgagtgttgagAGTTTCCCCCCATTGTTTGTGAAAATAATGTCCAGTCACTCAAGAATATAATCGGTATATCAACAATTCAGGTATTGTGGTCTGAAGttagcttatatatatatatatataatttccatttctcaacaatgttttaaattctatacaatTGGCTAAGATAATAACCCTATCAATAGAATTAACTAATGCCCAAAGGGGATGAttaataatgttctctatcacaaACAAATAATGCTGTGTCTATAGTGAATCATAGACACATATtttaaccatagatatatgaatggatttggggatcaCACTAAATTCTAGTCACAATCTAAGAACATCTATGATGTTTTCATGATGTGGCCTTACCTGATGCTTGCCTTCATGAAGAATTTAGTGAAGATATAAAGTATGTTGAATAAAcaagatagtgcccagctatgagaaagaatagtatttggggtcttgaaggcttgtctttaaacaagTAGTCACCTAAggaaggcatcaactaagtccacaaggatGAAGCACTCTAGCCTGTGTGTGATCCAATGAtgggaaataataaaatccaaatcaaaaggagggaatgttatcagagcttaagttgttAATACCCAgtatgcagaaggctatggatgaccatgGAAGCCCACTGTTCATTTGAAGGATCCCTACTTGGATTAATTCTCTGGTAAATTCCCTCTATAGTTAAGAATTTAAATccattgctatcagacagagaacactgtAAAGGCAATTATGGCAGAtttagttagattaaaatgtaataccttatcatttgacctccctctTTAATCatgttaaagttgtttcagtttttaatattttctgttttcttttttttagatttttctaTATTTGGTGTAGTCCTTGTCATtagactttgtttgtttgtttttaatgattttctgtatataaaattaaagacatatatttatagaaacaGTAATTGGATTGATAATTGTCTATGGGCAAGGCAGGGAAGGATGGTGGGAACAGGGAGATATCATCAATgcgtacaagaagaaaatgtactgaaattaattgtggtgaagaTTTCAGAatccttaatatgattgaatgattcaattgtatggtatgtgaagtatatgccaataagagTAGATTTTAAATTAATGccacttattatttttaaaactattaattataagttaatacatatatcatatcattccatagttcaatcacatcaagcagaattgtacaattgctaccacagtttccaaacattctttttcttcctggactccttgacatcatcttcctATTAACCACACCCCCAATCCCTGTAAACACCccctgaacaaaacaaaacaaaataaaacccttaTTATatttgctgtccctgtaggttcatcaatcctggttttTATATACTGAAACacggaaaaacatataacacaacttcgtgAGGGTGACCCTCCAATGACaaagcacctctgagatacaccctaatttgaacaaacaaaacaaaaagcaaaccaaaccccaatacagaaaatgttgtaaaacagatcaggtccagcatgcatcagagaggtggatctactgacaaagttatAACTGTTCAAGTCCaacttatgcctttgatcttctaaacTCATCTCTTCAACACACTCTGATCAGTCATCACTTTCCTCACATcctcaattgtggatagagggagcTCACCAGAGGTTTATTTTCAATGTAgtgcccacaaatgtatcttgggctctcactgtcatccatatccttttgCAAATCAGATTCTCACAccataggctctgatactaatccctcctttgacttcaggttatatgatttataatgcttcggtgactgatgatggtgtgcttcttccatgtggacttagttaacatCTCACTTACACGGCTTCTTGTTTAgagacaagactttaagatcccagacactattttttcttatagccaagcaccatcgagtttctttatcacattttgcTGTGGCACCCATATTTTCTGTCTTTCCTTCCTCAGGGCGAGTATCGAGCAGggacatgatgtaagaactaattgttcttaagttgaacctaggatttagtgcaagtcccaaatccattcctggatctttggtttattttttaaagttcattattaattggaagttaatacgtatatcattccatagctcaatcatgcCCAAAAGAATTATACTACCATtttcacaatcagtttccaaacatacttaaaaaaatactatttACAATAGCCATTCAAAAGTTGAAATATTTacgaataaacctaaccagagaaacaaaaggcttatacaatgaaaactacaaaatattactacaagaaacccAAATGAGACCTGTATAAATGAAACAATGTCCCATGTTAAGgagacttaacattgtgaaatgtcaatactactgAAAGGAATCTATAAACATAATGCAATTCTGACCCAGATCGGAGCATCattatttaaagaaatggaaaacaaatcaccagctttatatggaaagaaaacagaCCCAGGATAAGCAGAGCACTAATTAAGGAGAAGAGCGAAGAAGAAAGCCTCTTATTTCCAACATCAAAatgtactacacagccacagtagtcaaaacagtctggTACTAGTACAATAATAGATACATTGACCAATTGAATGCAGtaggaacccagaaataaatccaccCATGTGGAGACAATTGATTTTTGATAAAGGGATAAAATACATTCAAAGGGGggatagtctcttcaacaaatggtgattgcaaatttggatttctatttgcagaagaatgaaataggacCCCAAACTTATTCCCTATACAAAAATAGACTTGAGGTTgaccaaagacctaaatgtaaacattAGAACTACAAAAATCATCAgtgaaaaatagggacaaacgtaAGGACCCTAATACAGAGCATAAACACGCTATCaaacataaaacacacacattcaacagaagacagagtagatgactgggacctcctaaaaatAAGATACCCATGTGCACaaaaatatttcatcaaaagagttaaaagagCACCCACACACTGGGAAAAATTTTGCAATGATGCATTAGACAAGGGACTTATCTTGAAAATCTATTAAAAAAAACTGCCAcaccaaaacaaagaaaaaatgaataatctaattttaaaatgggcagagAGCATGAACCAAGATAGTTCACTAAAGAAGTTATCTAGACAGTTAAGAAACATTTGAAGGAATGGCTGCAATCACCAGCCATCCAAAACAGCATTGATAGCAAAGTTGCAAAATAAACAAACtaacaagaaacagaaaataacaaatgctggagagggcacAGAAAGATTGGAACTTTTATTCGCTGTTGGtgggactgtaaatctgtataaTCACTGTGGTAAATTGTATGGTGCTTCCTCAAACACTGAGAAGAAAAATACTTTATGACCCTGAAATCCTTAATACAAGCCATGTCACAAACAGATACATGCACACCCATGATCACTGAAGCGCTATTCATAATACCAAGATGATGGAAACAAGCTACATGCCCATTAATGGgagaatggagaaaaaattgGTATATATACAAGAATATTCTGCATCCCTAAAGAATACTGATGAAACTGAAAAATAGTTTGGATGACAATGGATAaatttggaggacattatgctgattgaagTTAGTcactcacaaaaggacaaatcctATATTTGACCATTGctataaaagaaaaaatcaagataaagttTTTTCATACCAAAATAAACAGATTTTATAGTTATGAGGGGTTGGAGGAAAAGGGAAAATTATaaactagagggtagacaggtgctaACTAACACGAAGGGGAAGATTTTATTCTACAATTtggagaggagaaaaaagagggagaaaagaGCAAGCTATTGGAAGATTTGATAAATTGTTTAAATTGTTGTATACAAAAATGATGATTGGAAATGTAAACCCCCGACTTCACAAAAAGTTTTGAGAAATGAATTTAGATCTGTTCCAACTGGGAAAAATATCTATCTGTTTGGAAGCAATTGCATCCTTAGTGCGTCAAGTCCTTAACATATCTAGGAGGGTTTAGAGGTCTGCTTTTCCTCCCCAAGAGAAAAACAGTGCCATCTAGAAGAAATCAGTGAACCTAGATCCAAATCTACTTCGCATGTGTGTGACTTTTGACAAGTTATGCCACCTCTTTGAGCCTCAACAAAATGGGGATAATTACGCCTGCTTGGCCTGGTAGGCCAAAATGAAGTAAAAAGCTTTAAACATGTTATGGAAATGAGGGCTTGTAAACCAATTCAGTCTGGCTTGACTCTCTGCTGAGAATCTGTTGGATGCTAAGATATACTGAATTAGAATTTACATTTTAACAGCCCCAGGTAATGCTTGTGATACATTTGTTGAAAGGTGGATTCTGAAATCCACATATCTGAAATGGAATGGCAAATCCTCAGCAGGTGGTCAAAATATAATGAACTGGCTTAAAGCCTCCATGCAAACAGATCAGTCAGAAGGGAGGGCCTATCAGTCCTAATCATGtagttcatgaaaaaatgaaaagataatgaaattttcccatTGCATATTTTTTCACATGAACTTTTATAGCCCTCTTGTATGTCCTagggtccctggtggtgtagtggttacactttgggctactGACTGCagtatcagtagtttgaaactaccagccactcagtggaaggaagatgaagttttctacttcaTAAAAgagtaaagtcttggaaacccaaaggggctcttctaccatgtcctacagggtcactatgagttggcagcgacttgatagcagtgagtttgttttattttgtatcaTGGTTTGCTGAAAGCAAATATCTTGATTCTTAAAAACTGATCACTCAAAGAGtagggtggttctcaaccttcctaatgccgtgacattTTCATAcacctcctcatgttgtggtggccccccaatcataaaattattttcattgctacttcataactataattttgctactgttatgaatcgtgcgACCcaagtgaaagggtcatttgacccccaaaggggtcgtgacccacaggttgagaatggccgAGTACCTTGAGTATCCTCCTCTGAGTATGATTTCTGCTCTTGGTTCTAGTGTGTAGCATTAATAAAATCTCTTCCCTTCTTTGAGCTTGTTTTTCAAGCTGTAAAACGTTATGTGTAGTCAATGGTCTCCAAATAGTAGGTGTTAGAACTACGTGGAAAGAGGACTCCTTTGGGAGGAGGGAGCAAGAATCATAGGCTTATcacatttgtttttttacaagCCTCTCCCATTCCCAATAAACTATTCCCTAAAGGTCCAAGTCGGAGGAATTCATTCAACTAAATCATTCCAAGTAAACTTTATTCAGGATATAGTAGGGGGGGTTTAAAATAGTCATAGAAAATAGAAttcaagtgggttggaaagggggaactgattacaagagttTTAGAAGcatatggttatgcattgggctgctaaccaaaagatcagcagtttaaaaccaccagttccATAAAGAgtatcagtcttggaaaccctcagaggcagttctaatctggcctatagggtcacaatgaatcaggATTCACTTGATCAtagtgagatttttttgtttgtttgtttgaattttaAGCTAGTTGAGACATGGCCCTCACAGTTCCTTTCAGTTCTCATTAATGCTGCTTTGCTATGGCTCAAATTTCCTTCCAAgctatcctttctttcttttattttttaaacaatcatTACcactatgttttattttattttttaaatcatttagggGGTTCTTGCAGTTTTTATATCATTCCATACACACTTTCTATTTCATCCCTCGGTATCCGCTCTTCCCTACCccatcgtggccccttgatacattataaattattgttttcatatcttacaccaaccactgtctcccttcacccatgttttggTTGCTCATGCCCCtgccgggggtggtggtggtggtgagattaTGTGTCATACCAattttgatcggttcccccttcctcctattCGCCCCGCCCCTTTTCCCCTACGCTCCGGGTATCCTTAATCCCAAAAGTTTATAGaaatattaaaagataatgaatttttccATGACTTTTAAAAGCCTCACTCCCTTATCCCCACTTCTATCCACAAATGAGCAGAAGATGATAAACTGTGTCCAGTTGAGttgtcaacattttctttcttttttaccaacagataaatcaatttattaaaatagttgaTTTAAGCATCTGCAATGGTGACTTCAACCTCTACTTCAGGCTCAATACTGATGGAAGTGATCTGCTTCACTATCTCAGACGGACTGTGCAAGTCAATGAGACGCTTGTGGATCCTCATCTGGAATCGATCCCAGGTCTTAGAACCTTCCCCACAGGGAGTTTTCCTGGTCGTAATTCTCAGAGTCTTGGTAGGCATCCTAACTGGTCCCTTCACTTTCAGGTTCTTCTCCTTAGCCCCTCTGATCAAGTCAGCACACACTTTCTCCAAGGATTTCACGTTGCGGCTGGTCAGAGTAATTCTAATTTGGTGAATGGCCACCTCTGGTTCCACAGGTGTCTTTCCGGTGTCCTTAAATGCCATGGCGGCGGGGCGCTTCCTGACCGACTTGTTCCTCGGCGAGAGCGAACAGCGGTGAGTCAGGAATAGGAACGGGGGACGAGCACGGAATGGGAGCGGGGGACGGAGCACGGCGGGACGACGGCCGGTCTTCCTCAAAGAGCtagttgtcaacattttcattacAATATAGGGTGTGATAAAAACCTGTACACAAGAATAGAATATCAAGTTGAAGATtaactggtttaaaatcagaaagtttTAGTTCCAGAGAGGGGGAAGAACTTGCCCAGCCTTCAGAGAAGCAGTGACGGAGCTTAATGTGGACCCCTCCAAACTCAAGTTCACAGCTACAGACTTGATTCCGGTCTAGAGggatcctacagggcagggggaactgcccccatgggtttccaggactgtagcttcttaatgggagtagaatgcctcagctttctcttgtggagtggatggtggttttaaATGGCGGACCTTGTGTTAGTGACAAGGATAGAACAGGCACTGATGCCCTGTCTTCTGAGAGAATGAACAGAGGACTGTGAAACAAGTGATGAACAAAGGACTCTGAAAACTGAATTGGTATACACCTTTACCTGGAAGCCAGGCCCCAGTGAAACTCTGAACAGGATTGTACTCAAAGACAATTCTGAGACACGTTGACCCAAAGCAGCAGCCCTgatcaaaatgaaataaatgatgtATGAGAATCAAAGGCAAACTCAGTAACTAATTCGAAAGTTACTTAACCATTTGGACAGTGGCAACTTCCTCCTCTCTGAAAGTaccatataaaaactagaaccatTACCCTCACCTACATCCTCATCTCAATTCACGAGGGAGAACCATCTCATATCCAGGGCGAAGTGCATCTCATCTGTGCCTAAGCTGTTGCTTTTCACCTCGCAAgggacccacttccctcccagagtTAAGTGGATCTGATCTATGGTTAACATGTCCTTCTTATATAAGGAGAGGGACACGCTTCCTTTCTTTTGAAGTGACTCTATACTTTAATAAACTCACGGTGTAACTCTtcgatgctgtgtgtgtgtgtgtgtgtgtgtatgagcacAGTTTATCTCTGAACCCTAACAAACCACATGGGCCCAGAGCTTCCTAGTTCCACCTTGGACAACAGTCTAGGAACAGAACTTTACAATTAGCAGCGCAATGCGTAAccacgatgtcaccagggctccattctaGACCTCGATGGCACCTCAAAGGAGCTCTTCCCATGTTGCCATTCCGCTGTTCCTGATATGCAAAGTTTTGAAATCCAATTGACTTTCAGGCTTATTTCCTTATTTACCATTCTTTAAGTTGGAAAAACATCATTCATGTGTCACCAAAACGGTGCAAATTAGTGTTAAGAAGCAGGTAGCTGTGGAGCTAAATTTTATAGCCAAATCCAGCATACCAGATTGGCATCATCCACACTTTATGGATTTTACCTCAAGAGATCACTGATCTTCCTTAATCTGCTTTGCTGTCTTAAGCGCTTTTGATTAATGCTTCTCAAATTTAAACGTGTCTAGAAAACTCTTGGGGAATCTTATTAAAATACAGATTCTGATTTCACAGAGCTGGAGCGGGACCTAAGAATATCAATTTCCAACAAGTTCCCGGGTGATTATGCTACTAATGGGCCAAGGATTTCATGCAAAGTATACTGAAATGATTATGAAATGGGAGCAAACATAAGTAGTGGGGGGGTGGTACCATCACGCTTAATATGTTCAATTTCTGTTTCCATGACAAAACTTCACAGAGTCCttttagaaataaaaaacaaTCTGCTATTTTATTGAAAGTCACATGAATAGGCTCCAGGATCACGTTTTTATCTTATAATACACATATATTCCACGTAGGCAATCTTTATATTCCTCTGTTAATTTCCTAGGCAACAAGTATTTTATTTCCCCACGAAAAGGAGAGTTTTTCAAGAATTCCGCTTCAAAGTATCTTGTTTCTCTATTcaattttcaaaatagtttctgAAGCCATTTTTCAGGCTTGCAGTGTGTCAAAACCACCGTTTCCAACAACCTTAAAAGCAACGCAGCATTAGGATTGGATGAAGATTCAATAAAAGACTAAAAtatacagatgatacaactttgtttGGTGGAtacaaggaggacttgaaacatttgctgatgcagatcaaagacTGAAACCTTTAGCATGGActgcaactcactgtaaagaaaatggaaatcctcacaattggaccaacagacatcatgataaatgcagaaaagattaaagttgagtattacattttaattgaatccacaatcaacacccatggaagcagtggttaagaaatcaaatgatctactgcattgtgtaaatctgctgcacaagacctgtttacTGTGTTTAAAAGATGTCATTTTGTGGACtgtggtgcacctgatccaagtcaaTGTCTTTTTAATCATCTCTGATACAGGCAAAAAATGGAAAATGGACAAGGAAGACAATGAaaaagaatgcatttgaattctgatgtgaacaaagaatattaaatattccatggatttccaaaagagTGAACTAATTTGTATTGGAAATGAAGCACAGTCAGAATACTCTTTAGAAATGAGGATCTTGCCTCATGTTGTTTGGATACATTATCCTTAGAAAAACATTCTTGGTaatgagggtcaatgaaaaacaggaaagctctcaatgagatagactgacacagtggtcacAATGCTAGTGAACAGCAATGCTGGTGAAGACAGTGAAGGAGCTGGCAGTATTGCATGGTGCTGTgtataaggttactatgagtcagaactgatttggcgGCAGCTAATAAGTACCATCACAACAACCACCTAGATGCCAGAAGCaagtccctctcccctccccccacacagacCTTAGTCATGACAATTAACAAAATGTCTTCAGAATAAAAAAGTCGTATCACCGATGTACATTCTCTTAAAGGCATTTATTTTCTAGTCAAAGAAATACCCACTGGCCAAGGTATGCTAAATTTTCCTGTAGTTGCTGCTTTTTTGCCATCACCCCCAAAAGGCTCTTCTGAACGATTATCCACCAAGACCAAATGAGTCCCATTGTATGCCTCTGTGCCTCACTGTAGAAGCCTCACACTGTAGGAGCTCGCATAAGGGCAGGAACTCGAGCTCATCCTTTGACGTTAGCCTAAGATATAAGCAAAGCTAGCCAGTCACTGCTGCCAGCTTCCAACAAGACTGGGGTCCCAGCTGTTTATGTTCTTTATCTATTGCTCAGGCATGTAACCCAGATACCTCTTCCACCGAGATTCCTCTTGCTTTCTCTGATTCTCATAATCTTCCATATTTGTGGCAGTAAATATGGTTTACTGTCAATAAAACCAGAATCAAACCATGCCTTTACCTATCAAAAATACTGAAGGCCCATTGACCACTGCTTCTGAGACCAAAATCAGAACTCCAGCCTGCTTCAATAACTCAGCTTCAATAGCCACTTCAATAAGTCAGCTAATAGGGAAGAGCAGGCAGGTCAGCAAGCATATCCTGGATGAGGCCAGTAggcctcacagtgactctacctGGGAGTAAGCAGAAGGAAGAATGGTGACCACTTGAGCTCTTGCTACTAATTTCATAGCAATTTAGGCTTTTGAGAGTTCAAATTTTGGGACTGGAGTTTGAGTAtagcaaaaaaaaattaatgtggccATATGGGTATGTCTTAATTTAGAGTGACATCCAGTCCCGTTTCACCAAGGCTTAAAGTATGTTTAGCATACATATTCCTAGATATTAATGTACCATCTTTGGGGTTCAGTCTTGAACATGACTACTGCCTTTCAACAACACAGTTCTAAAGGCTTCTCAGAGTTGGTTTGGGGCatgttttatttctctctctctctctccctccctccctccctccct
It contains:
- the LOC142433937 gene encoding small ribosomal subunit protein uS10-like → MKMLTTSSLRKTGRRPAVLRPPLPFRARPPFLFLTHRCSLSPRNKSVRKRPAAMAFKDTGKTPVEPEVAIHQIRITLTSRNVKSLEKVCADLIRGAKEKNLKVKGPVRMPTKTLRITTRKTPCGEGSKTWDRFQMRIHKRLIDLHSPSEIVKQITSISIEPEVEVEVTIADA